In Aegilops tauschii subsp. strangulata cultivar AL8/78 chromosome 3, Aet v6.0, whole genome shotgun sequence, one genomic interval encodes:
- the LOC120962021 gene encoding uncharacterized protein, with the protein MSEMTKSATHRRKLSLPTTIMASSSSTTSSPNPVATTSSPYFLPELTPQIASCLTTLQDFFALRATYRDLLPPSPSSLASQAPHLLLVPGSRAMFHLPLRRRLRFRLPLHDFDPNPAAFYSFGCRIAMASPSHHEISFVHLLTGEQFRLPYPPTPFCRLLLSGDLVLAFVPTVGSAVQYCRLGDVEWRVASCTEPYVLEDLIFLKGNLHALVRSEDAGGLCYRLAVANLSDKNTVELTFLGDHLDTQAAHGSSYFCLAECLDELLLISAVGDCPEEFHVFRWQSREGKWTRTTSLGDCTLFLSYFYFVGRVVPTKGMTCFSGYYFASCLGPDHPGVRRDYLYFTDAKRKWIEYSLADGSCEEFVSENLEGAALSDSDFRPPVWVFPSMC; encoded by the coding sequence ATGAGTGAAATGACGAAGTCGGCAACGCACCGGAGAAAATTATCGCTGCCGACCACCATcatggcctcctcctcctccaccacctcgTCCCCAAATCCCGTAGCAACAACCTCATCACCCTACTTCCTACCTGAGCTCACCCCCCAGATCGCGAGTTGCCTGACCACCCTCCAGGATTTCTTCGCCCTCCGTGCAACCTACCGGGATCTCCTCCCTCCGTCGCCGTCCAGCCTCGCCTCCCAAGCcccccacctcctccttgtccccgGATCTCGAGCCATGTTCCACCTCCCCCTCCGTCGTCGCCTGCGCTTCCGCCTCCCCCTCCATGATTTTGATCCTAACCCTGCCGCCTTCTACTCTTTCGGCTGTCGCATCGCCATGGCCAGCCCCAGCCACCATGAGATCAGCTTCGTCCACCTCCTCACAGGCGAGCAATTTCGCCTCCCCTATCCACCGACACCCTtctgccgcctcctcctctctggAGATCTCGTCCTTGCCTTCGTTCCAACAGTCGGCAGTGCCGTCCAGTACTGTCGTCTTGGGGATGTTGAGTGGCGCGTGGCGTCATGCACTGAACCGTACGTGCTTGAGGATTTGATCTTTCTCAAGGGCAACCTACATGCGCTGGTCAGATCTGAAGATGCCGGCGGCCTATGTTACCGTCTCGCCGTGGCCAATCTGTCAGACAAGAATACAGTGGAATTAACGTTTCTTGGAGATCATTTGGATACACAGGCTGCACATGGGAGTTCATATTTCTGTCTCGCAGAGTGTCTCGATGAGTTGTTGCTTATTAGCGCTGTTGGGGACTGCCCAGAGGAGTTTCATGTTTTCCGGTGGCAGTCAAGGGAGGGGAAGTGGACAAGGACTACTAGCCTTGGTGACTGCACATTGTTCTTGTCATACTTTTACTTTGTAGGCCGTGTTGTTCCGACGAAAGGAATGACATGCTTTTCAGGTTATTACTTTGCAAGTTGCCTTGGTCCAGATCATCCAGGAGTTCGAAGGGACTACTTATACTTCACAGATGCCAAAAGAAAGTGGATCGAGTATTCCTTGGCCGATGGATCTTGTGAGGAATTTGTTTCTGAGAACTTAGAGGGAGCCGCATTGTCCGATTCTGATTTCAGGCCACCTGTTTGGGTCTTTCCGAGCATGTGTTGA